In the genome of Sardina pilchardus chromosome 14, fSarPil1.1, whole genome shotgun sequence, the window ctctcactcactcttctctcgctctcacacacacacacacacacacacacatacacttggcCCAATCCCAGCAGGCTGTGTGGAAACAGATTTGAAGTCTTGAGCATGCGAGCGTCCTTTCTCAGGGCACCAGTATCTGACCCCCTCAGGCAGCAACGGCCAGTCTGCCCCTAGCAAGCCTTTTAAGGCCACAGCCCAAgtggcctcccccccccccccttccccctctccctctccctctccctctcccgctctctctcactctcactccctctcttcccctccgcCCATGATGAGGTGATAAGAGAAACAGCTCTGTCTGGCCTAAGACCCTCCAATcagctggtttgtgtgtgttcaaaccGGCGTCAGTTTGACAGTTCCCTCACCCTCCGTGTGAATTATGAAAATACGTGAatgagagagaccgagagagcaCGCGTGTTTGAAACAACTCCGTAGGGACTTGAGAGTGAACATTATCCTTCACTGGACTTACTTAAGAACTTAAAGAGCATACTATACTTTATACACCAGCAATAGAATGTGTTCTCCCAAGAAGAAACCCACTACTGCGGGGATGAGGTAAACTGCCGGAGAATTAAACAGATTGGCTTATAACCAAAGCAAATGCGAATCGGCACCGTAAGAAGTTTCTGTTGCCGGTGATAATGTTTTGTCTGTGTTATGTCTGCTTAGCAGTCATTGTACCTGACAGTTTGATTACTACTGTTTGTAAGCTGCCGTGTAATAAGTATTGTGGTCTGTTAAGCGGCTGCTTGAAGAGAAACTGTACACACAGTTGGGTCTGAATGACATTAGATACGCCTTTGATGTGAGTAAGTGTAGCGTTCATGGTTGCGGTTGTCTTTACCTACTCGggagtgttttatttatgttggCCATGTTGTTAGTCCGTGGAATAGACAATGTACTTTACTGTAGACAGTATGAATTCTTTTTGCAGCACTAAGTCTATTGGCTATCACATCATTCCATATTGATCGTGCCTTAATCTGCTATTTTATCTGGGTATTGTTCTTTAATCAATCAGCCTGGTGCTGGTTGTTATGGTGATCGTGAATGATATGACTCCATCTAGTGGTGGTCTGCTGGACCAAAGCCAAGGTCCTCTGGACACTGACTAGAGGATGTGTGTTGCCAGATAAGTCAGTTGAGGATCAGGACACAAGTGAAGGCCAAGAGAAGCAGAATAATGCTTCTGTGCCAACACAGATAGACTGAGGCACTTCAACATCTGCCAGAGTAAATATAATGACCTGATCATTAACTATGTCCTGTTCTCAGAAGATCAAGTGTACTGTTTGAAGTTGTTATTTAAACGCATGCCGATCTTATCGTCGCAGTTATATAAACGGCGACTTTTTTTTGGTGATGTTTCTCCTCAGATTGCGCAGTAAATGTATCAGAAGTCTGGAACCCAGCATGAAAAAGGCGAGCAGGCCGGCGGCTGCTACCACCAAGGCAGCAGGGGGCGCTAAAGCACAGCAGGCCGAGAAGGGCAAAGCCGAGGGTGCTGCCAACAGCATGGGCACAGGGGGCAAGAGCACAGCAAAGACTGCAGCCGCGGGACCACTAGCTAAGGTACATTTACCCCTCTCTTGTTATAGTATTGTACTAGGGGTTCTGAGCCAATCGGTTAATTGCTTGTGTTGTGAACTGTCTCCTTCGGCAGACAAAAAGCAGTGATGATCTGCCTGCTGCTACCACTGGAAGTGGAACGGCCGCAGTAGGAACCAACACCGGCACCAAGACCAAAAGGGCAGGCAGCACCACGTCCAACCCCAGCAACCCAGAGACCAAGACTAGAAGCACCTCAggtgtcttttctctctcggaGAATAGTTGCCTCTGATGATGGCAGTTAtagacattggccgggtttcccagattcgttaagaagctcttaagtgctaagaacttcttaggagcgctctaagaacgttctaggaacgctcctaagaagttcttagcacttaagagcttcttaacgaatctggggaACGCGGCCCTTTTCTATAGAGACGTTTTGTTATTGGCAGAGTTCATTTTCTTGGTTAGATTTTTACAATATCTCCTTGAATTGTATTTGATTATTTGTTCTACTTCATTTTTTTGAAGGCTCGATGAGCAGACGCGGTCCATCGTCTCAGTCGAAAGAGGCCGGCTCCAGCCGCGAGAGCCTGAGGGAGCGCTCTCGAGCCGGCGCCGCCAAGAAGGCCTCGGGTCCGTCGGACCCCGCCGCCCTGCCCAAGCGCTCGCGCTGCCGCGTGCTGGCCGAGTCCGAGTCGAGCCTCATGAGCAAGTCGCGCTCGGACGGCCAGATCAGCCAGAAGGCCCTGCTGGAGGCCCGGGTCAAGGACCTCCTGGGGCTGGCCAAGAGCAAGGACCTGGAGATCGTCCACCTGAGGGGTGAGCTGCGCAACATGCACTCCCAGCTCGGGATGCTGGAGCCCGGGCCCGACGAAACCAACGAAGGTGCGGCCAGCGAGGAGCCCGGCGGCGATTTAGCCAACGGCGTCGACGTCGGAGACGAAGACGAAgtcccggcggcggcggcggcgaagGCGGCGCCCGAGAAGGAGCCGGCGGGTCCGTTCAGCGCGGCCGACGTGGAGtcgacgctgctgctgctgcaggaccAGAACATGGGCATCCGCGGCGAGCTCAACCTGCTGAAGAGCGAGAACCGCATGCTGAAGGACCGGCTCAACGCGCTGGGCTTCTCCCTGGAGCGGCTGGACAGCCCGGACAAGGGCCTGCGCTGCGCCTCGCTCAGCCCGGAGCCCGGCACggtcagcagcagcggcggacCGGGCAGCGCCGGCACCAGAGCCTCCTCGGCCGAAGGCTCGGCCCGGGGCTCCACGGAGGACCTGCTGGccgaccaccaccaccggcGTCCGCGTCCGCTCTCCCCGGAGGCGGGCGACAGCGAGGGCAGCGAGGCCTACCAGCCGGCGGTCACGTCCAGCGACGACGCGCTGGACGCCCCCTCGGGCTCCTCGTCCGAGTCGGAGGGCTGCGGCAGCAGCGAGGTGTCGGTGGCGTGCCTGACCGAGCGCATCCACCAGATGGAGGAGAACCAGCACAGCACGTGCGAGGAGCTGCAGGCCACGCTCCAGGAGCTCGCCGACCTGCAGCAGATCGCCCAGGAGCTGAGCTCGGAGAACGAGCGGCTGGGCGAGGAGCGCGCGCTGCTGGTGGACTCGCTGTGCCAGCAGGGCGAGCGGCTGGAGCTCTACGGCCGGCAGCTGGAGCTGTTCCGCGGGCTGCTGGACGAGCACCGCGTGCCGTACGCCGGCGGGAACGGCGACCCGAGCGACCCGGACGCGCCGCCGCCGCACAAGAGCGGGCGGTATCTCGAGCTCGAGCGGCGCTACGGCGAGCTGGTCGAGGGCGCGCGCTGCGAACGCGAGCAGCTGCTCGGCGTCCAGCAGCAGCTGAGCGGCGCGCTCAAGATGGCCGAGCAGGAGAACGCCGAGGCCCAGGGGCTGGCGGGGGCGCTCAAGGAGCGCGTGCAGCGCGCCGAGCGGGCCGCCGAGGCCGAGCGGAGGCAGCGGGACGCGGCGGCGGCCGAGCTGGAGGCCCTGCGGGCCGCGTCCGGCGCGGACCACGCCGAGCTGGCGCGGTGCCGCGggcagctggagcaggagcggCAGAGGGTGGCCCAGCTGCTGGCCATGCACGGCGCCGGCGAGAAGAGCGACGTCCGCCAGCTGCTGGACAGCGAGCGCGTGGAGAAGGAGCGCGCGGAGAGCCGGGCCGcgcagctgcaggaggagctCGGACACACCAGAGGCCAGGCCGCACAGCTCCGAGAAGCCATCAgcaaggtgaggaggaggaggaggaggaggaggatgccagcagacacacaccagcacacacactatactcatACGCATACATATGCATCATGTTCTCTCCCACACATTCAGATGTTAAAGGAGAAACTCAGCGATTCTTCACATAATatgtctgtttctcaaggtcactgagAGCTGTCAGCACGACAGAAAATGAAAACGATCGGTTTTACCGAGCTTGAGTTACTGCAGCCAGCAGTTACAGCTTTCAGACAGCTACAATGTTACAGATTGGGGCATACTCATCCCCATGTTCCCtgtgttcatgcccccagagtgtagtgctgtagctgcctggctgcattaGCTTTCTATGTGAAAAAGCACCAGATTTCACCTTAAGGTCTGGAGAAATACCTAAAATGGGAATCGGAAAACAAGAACCTGATATTGAACTGTAGAATCTGAGGATTGAATCAATTTCTGGAGTTATTGTACTCTTGAATTATTATATTCTTGACTTGACTgagttttgaatttgaattaacATTGAGTGAAATTGTGAAATGTTGTGCAATAGAACCACCAGGCACCAGCCGGTAGCTGGTAAAATGTGAAAGTGGTTGGAACACAGAGTAATGATTTACTATTGAGCGAATATGTGAACTATTGGTGAATTTTATCATTGGCTGGTACATTTCAAAAAGTTCATTTCCTCCTCCGTTCCCCCCCCTCTCAAAGCTGGAGAGCGACTTCGGTGCGTTCCGCGGCGAGGTCCAGCAGCAGCTGGCCGAGCAGAAGCGCGCACTGGAGAAGCAGCGTCTGGAGCTGCAGGACAAGGACGCCGACATCGCCAACATGAAGGAGACCATCTTCGAGCTGGAGGACGAGGTGGAGCAGCACCGCACCGTCAAGCTCCACGACAACCTCATCATCTCCGACCTGGAGAGTGAGTCCTGCCGCCGCCCTCCTCTCTTTCGTCTCACCTCTCACTGAtctgttgctctctccctcctctgctctaCTGTATCCCTCCTTCACGGAAGGTCACATGGGCATTTATGGAGAAAATGGCACCCACATTTTACATCTCTAGAAATTTCACATCTCTAGAACCTGTTTATTTGTTACTTTCTGTTGTCGTTTACATATACATTTGGCCACTAGAGGGTGCTATCTGACAGGCATCTTGTTGGGACGTATCAGTCTCTAGGTGCAGGTGAAGCTgattgttgtctctctctcatctcctttaGATACAGTCAAGAAGCTAACAGACCAAAGATATGATATGGAGAAGGAGATCAAAATCCTCAATCGCAAAATACGGGTTTGTATGACTTTTTCACATTGATAAGCCAGGGCTTTTTGTTATGTGTAGCGTGATCAGGgtttataaagtgtgtgtgtgtgtgtgtgtgtgtgtgcaggaggagtCTGCCGAGTGGCGGCAGTTTCAATCGGACCTGCAGACGGCGGTGGTCATCGCTAACGACATCAAGTCGGAGGCGCAGGAGGAGATCGGGGACCTGCGGCGACGCCTGCTGGAGGCTCAGGACAAGAACGAGAAG includes:
- the specc1lb gene encoding cytospin-A, whose protein sequence is MKKASRPAAATTKAAGGAKAQQAEKGKAEGAANSMGTGGKSTAKTAAAGPLAKTKSSDDLPAATTGSGTAAVGTNTGTKTKRAGSTTSNPSNPETKTRSTSGSMSRRGPSSQSKEAGSSRESLRERSRAGAAKKASGPSDPAALPKRSRCRVLAESESSLMSKSRSDGQISQKALLEARVKDLLGLAKSKDLEIVHLRGELRNMHSQLGMLEPGPDETNEGAASEEPGGDLANGVDVGDEDEVPAAAAAKAAPEKEPAGPFSAADVESTLLLLQDQNMGIRGELNLLKSENRMLKDRLNALGFSLERLDSPDKGLRCASLSPEPGTVSSSGGPGSAGTRASSAEGSARGSTEDLLADHHHRRPRPLSPEAGDSEGSEAYQPAVTSSDDALDAPSGSSSESEGCGSSEVSVACLTERIHQMEENQHSTCEELQATLQELADLQQIAQELSSENERLGEERALLVDSLCQQGERLELYGRQLELFRGLLDEHRVPYAGGNGDPSDPDAPPPHKSGRYLELERRYGELVEGARCEREQLLGVQQQLSGALKMAEQENAEAQGLAGALKERVQRAERAAEAERRQRDAAAAELEALRAASGADHAELARCRGQLEQERQRVAQLLAMHGAGEKSDVRQLLDSERVEKERAESRAAQLQEELGHTRGQAAQLREAISKLESDFGAFRGEVQQQLAEQKRALEKQRLELQDKDADIANMKETIFELEDEVEQHRTVKLHDNLIISDLENTVKKLTDQRYDMEKEIKILNRKIREESAEWRQFQSDLQTAVVIANDIKSEAQEEIGDLRRRLLEAQDKNEKMSKELDELKNRKQDEERGRVYNYMNAVERDLAALRQGMGLSRRSSTSSEPSPTVKTLIKSFDNASQGPVPAVVPAVAAAAAIPRTPLSPSPLKTPPAAAVSPIQRHSATTPKPLSSLVDKRPSYSDLSMPGEHLLRTSPGTRSGSALQRVPNIDSSKSISVSRRSSEELKRDLSVTDNSGSTPLITLGPASPQLSLTSSSSPTASVTPTARGRLREERKDPLAALSREYGGSKRNALLKWCQKKTEGYPNIDITNFSSSWNDGLAFCAVLHTYLPAHIPYQELTSQDKRRNFTLAFQAAESVGIKSTLDIGEMVHTERPDWQSVMTYVTAIYKYFET